One stretch of Candidatus Binataceae bacterium DNA includes these proteins:
- the gcvPB gene encoding aminomethyl-transferring glycine dehydrogenase subunit GcvPB, whose protein sequence is MAYDIQRQVALIFEESVPGRRGVDLSDGERSLAHARELLGEALCREDIEGFPEVSEPQALRHFLRLSQLNFSQALQFYPLGSCTMKYNPVLDDELAALPGFSALHPHTPAELAQGALELMAQLEAALAEISGMDAVSLHPAAGAQGELAGLLIVRAWFAKQGAARRKVIIPDTAHGTNPASCSLAGFETVVARSNARGFLEVEEVRRLLSDEVAALMVTNPNTEGIFEPEIVAIAQALHERGALLYLDGANLNALLGVAKPGDMGADLAHINLHKTFSTPHGGGGPGAGPLAVKRHLEPFLPHPRLMRNAAGSLEIDPNRPDSIGRLRAFHGNFAILARAYAYILAMGGDGCALASRIAILNANYVRKRLMRYRSASPEPSMHECVLTHDLEGKVDVSTLDIAKRLLDFGIHPPTIYFPLTVAGALMIEPTESESRETLDRFIAAMEQVYDEALQQPSLAKKAPHHLPVSRVDEVEAARHPNLRWQATPLRGRDNSDRFGPLAGRQ, encoded by the coding sequence ATGGCTTACGACATCCAGCGCCAGGTGGCGCTTATTTTCGAGGAATCGGTGCCCGGGCGGCGCGGTGTCGATTTGAGCGATGGCGAGCGCAGCCTGGCTCATGCGCGCGAGCTTTTGGGCGAGGCGCTGTGCCGTGAGGACATCGAGGGTTTTCCCGAAGTCAGCGAGCCGCAGGCGCTGCGCCATTTCTTGCGGCTATCCCAGCTCAACTTCAGCCAGGCGCTCCAGTTCTACCCGCTCGGATCGTGCACCATGAAGTACAATCCCGTGCTCGACGACGAGCTGGCTGCGCTGCCTGGCTTCTCCGCGCTCCATCCCCACACCCCGGCCGAGTTGGCTCAGGGCGCGCTCGAACTGATGGCGCAACTGGAGGCGGCGTTGGCTGAGATCAGTGGGATGGACGCCGTGTCGCTGCATCCCGCCGCCGGGGCGCAAGGCGAGTTGGCGGGTTTGCTGATCGTGCGAGCCTGGTTTGCCAAGCAGGGGGCGGCGCGCCGAAAAGTGATCATTCCCGATACCGCGCACGGGACTAATCCGGCAAGCTGCAGCCTGGCGGGATTCGAAACTGTGGTCGCGCGTTCCAACGCGCGCGGCTTTTTGGAGGTAGAGGAGGTCCGCCGCCTGCTCAGCGATGAGGTTGCCGCCCTGATGGTGACCAATCCCAACACCGAGGGAATTTTCGAGCCCGAGATCGTGGCAATTGCGCAAGCCCTGCACGAGCGCGGCGCACTGTTATATCTGGATGGTGCCAATCTCAACGCTTTGTTGGGCGTGGCCAAGCCGGGAGACATGGGCGCGGATCTGGCACATATCAATTTGCATAAAACTTTTTCCACCCCGCACGGAGGCGGCGGGCCCGGGGCCGGACCCTTGGCCGTCAAGCGCCATCTGGAGCCCTTTTTGCCCCATCCACGGCTGATGCGAAATGCGGCGGGTAGTTTGGAAATCGACCCCAATCGGCCCGATTCGATCGGCCGCTTGCGCGCCTTCCACGGCAACTTTGCCATTTTGGCGCGGGCCTACGCTTACATCCTGGCGATGGGCGGGGACGGTTGCGCTCTGGCCAGCCGAATCGCAATTCTAAACGCCAACTACGTGCGCAAGCGGCTGATGCGCTATCGCAGCGCCTCGCCGGAGCCTTCGATGCATGAATGCGTGCTGACCCACGACCTAGAGGGCAAGGTGGACGTCAGCACGCTTGATATCGCCAAGCGGCTGTTGGACTTCGGGATTCATCCCCCGACTATCTATTTCCCGCTTACCGTGGCCGGCGCCCTGATGATAGAGCCTACGGAAAGCGAAAGTCGCGAGACCTTGGATCGCTTCATCGCCGCGATGGAACAGGTTTACGACGAAGCGCTGCAACAACCCTCATTGGCCAAGAAGGCGCCCCATCATTTGCCCGTGAGCCGGGTAGACGAAGTCGAAGCGGCGCGCCATCCAAATTTGCGCTGGCAGGCCACGCCCCTGCGCGGACGCGATAATTCCGATAGATTCGGCCCGTTAGCAGGTCGCCAATAA
- a CDS encoding heme-binding protein, producing the protein MFTKRALSIEDARRVAAAAVAEAKKNNWNVSIAIVDDGAHLLYLERMDGAAKPSALISQEKARTAALFRRPTKAMEETLNSGRHGLLALPGVTPVEGGIPLMVDNECVGAIGASGVQSAQDAQIASAGAAALVG; encoded by the coding sequence ATGTTCACCAAACGTGCGCTCTCAATCGAAGACGCGCGCCGCGTGGCGGCCGCTGCGGTAGCCGAAGCCAAAAAAAATAATTGGAACGTCAGTATCGCGATCGTCGATGATGGCGCCCATCTTCTGTATCTGGAGCGGATGGATGGCGCGGCCAAGCCTAGTGCGCTGATTTCTCAGGAAAAGGCGCGTACGGCAGCCCTTTTTCGCCGTCCTACCAAGGCGATGGAAGAGACCCTTAACAGTGGCCGGCATGGTCTGCTCGCGCTGCCCGGGGTGACCCCGGTGGAAGGGGGCATTCCGCTGATGGTGGACAACGAATGCGTGGGAGCGATCGGGGCCTCGGGCGTTCAATCGGCGCAGGATGCTCAAATCGCAAGCGCCGGCGCGGCCGCCCTGGTGGGTTAG
- the gcvPA gene encoding aminomethyl-transferring glycine dehydrogenase subunit GcvPA yields the protein MRFIPHTKEDIDEMLAVVGANDLEDLVAHVPAELRRRAALNLPPGLSEAEVAARLSALAERNRGAREYISFLGSGCYRHYVPAAVRAVVARAEFATSYTPYQPEASQGTTQAIFEFQTLIAQLSGLAVANAGMYDGASAAAEAVLMARRLLPKRHRVVLARSLWPDYRATVRTYLNAQPELEVVELPFNSESGTCDEVALRGLADEQLLCAVIGYPNGFGIIEPLERIARVVHEAGGLAISVTAEALAMGLLGAAGVLGADIAVGEVQSFGLAPQFGGPWAGFFATRQEFVRQMPGRLVGMTRDAQGRRAFCLTLATREQHIRRERATSNICTNHSLCALAAAVYLSLMGRQGLRELAARNVELAHEAAAMLAAHGMRPRFTGPFFNEFTLALPDVRGALSAAQARAVLAGVPLGPDYPDLADSIVIAVTELNSRDELGALCEALKQ from the coding sequence ATGCGATTCATACCTCACACCAAAGAAGATATCGATGAAATGCTTGCGGTTGTCGGCGCCAACGATCTGGAGGATCTGGTCGCGCACGTGCCGGCCGAACTGCGCCGACGTGCGGCCCTGAACTTGCCGCCAGGACTGAGTGAAGCGGAAGTCGCCGCGCGGCTTAGCGCTTTGGCCGAACGCAATCGCGGCGCGCGCGAGTATATCAGCTTTTTGGGCAGCGGCTGTTATCGTCACTATGTCCCGGCGGCCGTGCGTGCGGTTGTCGCCCGAGCCGAATTCGCGACCTCCTATACTCCCTATCAACCGGAGGCCAGCCAGGGCACGACCCAGGCGATCTTTGAGTTTCAAACCTTGATCGCGCAGCTCAGTGGGCTGGCGGTGGCCAACGCCGGCATGTACGACGGCGCTTCAGCCGCGGCTGAGGCGGTGCTGATGGCGCGCCGGCTGCTGCCCAAGCGCCACCGGGTCGTACTTGCGCGTTCGTTGTGGCCAGATTACCGCGCCACGGTTCGTACCTATCTAAATGCGCAACCGGAACTGGAGGTGGTTGAACTTCCGTTCAACAGCGAAAGCGGAACTTGCGATGAGGTCGCTCTGAGGGGATTGGCGGATGAACAGCTCCTGTGCGCGGTAATTGGCTATCCTAACGGCTTTGGAATAATCGAGCCGCTGGAACGAATCGCGCGGGTCGTGCACGAGGCTGGCGGCCTTGCGATCTCGGTCACCGCCGAGGCACTGGCGATGGGCTTGCTGGGGGCCGCGGGCGTGCTGGGGGCGGATATCGCGGTGGGCGAAGTTCAGAGCTTCGGCTTAGCTCCGCAATTCGGCGGACCGTGGGCCGGTTTCTTTGCCACGCGCCAGGAATTCGTGCGCCAAATGCCCGGGCGGCTGGTCGGAATGACCCGTGACGCCCAGGGGCGACGCGCCTTTTGCCTGACCCTGGCGACTCGCGAGCAGCATATTCGACGCGAACGCGCGACCTCCAACATCTGCACCAACCATTCGCTGTGCGCGCTGGCGGCTGCCGTCTATCTCAGCCTGATGGGGCGCCAGGGGTTGCGCGAATTGGCCGCACGCAACGTGGAACTGGCGCACGAGGCCGCCGCGATGCTGGCCGCCCACGGGATGCGTCCGCGTTTTACCGGCCCCTTTTTCAACGAATTCACCCTGGCTCTTCCCGACGTGCGCGGCGCCTTGTCCGCGGCCCAAGCGCGCGCCGTTCTGGCCGGCGTCCCGCTCGGACCCGACTATCCCGACTTGGCTGATTCGATTGTGATCGCGGTGACCGAGCTCAATTCGCGCGATGAGCTGGGCGCCTTGTGCGAGGCCCTTAAGCAGTAG
- a CDS encoding dienelactone hydrolase family protein, which produces MAKTVSVTTADGGRMDAYLALPESGSGPGLVLLQEVFGVSPYLREVADLYAAEGYVTIAPDLYWRLERNVSLGSSEAELKRAFELSNRFDLDQGIRDVGDTLRTLRAMAQCTGKVGAVGFCLGGKLAYLTAARHPVDAMVSYYGVGIESHLAEADALRCPALFHFAGQDRYVPPAACEAIVAAFKGNDQAQFRTYPDAGHGFNNPTRPAYDRFCSLLAHSHTLGLLRQAIGPRYDLSALWERHADFEFKYHDPEATMKTMVAEPYVNHVPVMTGGVGQRELHRFYKYHFIPGLPADTKIVPVSRTVGPDRVVDELLFCFTHDKEIDFMLPGIPPTGKYVEIPTVAIIQFRGDKLVHEHIHWDQATALVQLGLLDPAKLPVVGREAAEKIRDETRPSNALMRHWRDSQGRD; this is translated from the coding sequence ATGGCGAAAACGGTTTCAGTCACGACGGCCGATGGCGGCCGGATGGACGCTTATCTGGCCCTACCCGAAAGCGGCAGCGGTCCGGGCCTGGTGCTGCTCCAGGAAGTCTTCGGGGTCTCGCCGTACTTACGCGAGGTAGCCGACCTCTACGCCGCCGAAGGCTATGTCACTATCGCGCCCGATCTGTACTGGCGCTTGGAGCGCAACGTTTCGCTGGGTTCTTCGGAGGCCGAACTCAAGCGCGCTTTTGAGCTAAGCAACCGCTTCGACCTCGACCAGGGTATTCGAGACGTGGGCGATACCTTGCGGACCCTGCGGGCGATGGCGCAATGCACGGGAAAAGTGGGCGCGGTGGGCTTCTGTCTAGGCGGCAAGCTGGCCTATTTGACCGCAGCGCGCCATCCAGTAGACGCCATGGTCAGCTACTACGGCGTAGGAATTGAAAGCCATCTGGCCGAAGCCGACGCGCTTCGCTGCCCGGCCCTCTTCCACTTCGCCGGTCAGGACCGTTACGTGCCGCCGGCCGCCTGCGAGGCGATTGTCGCGGCCTTCAAAGGGAACGATCAGGCCCAGTTTCGCACCTATCCCGACGCCGGCCATGGCTTCAACAATCCCACCCGCCCGGCCTATGACCGTTTCTGCTCGCTGCTGGCCCATTCCCATACCCTGGGCCTGCTGCGCCAGGCAATCGGACCTCGCTACGACTTGAGCGCGCTATGGGAGCGGCATGCCGACTTCGAGTTCAAGTATCACGACCCCGAGGCCACGATGAAGACCATGGTCGCCGAACCCTACGTCAATCATGTCCCGGTGATGACCGGCGGAGTGGGGCAGCGCGAACTCCACCGCTTCTACAAGTACCATTTTATACCCGGGCTACCTGCCGATACTAAGATCGTCCCGGTCTCGCGCACCGTTGGTCCCGACCGAGTAGTGGACGAATTACTCTTTTGCTTCACCCATGACAAGGAAATTGACTTCATGCTGCCCGGTATTCCACCCACTGGCAAATATGTTGAAATCCCCACCGTCGCCATAATCCAGTTCCGTGGCGACAAGCTGGTTCACGAGCATATCCACTGGGACCAGGCCACGGCGCTGGTACAATTGGGGCTGCTCGATCCCGCCAAGCTACCAGTGGTAGGACGCGAAGCTGCCGAAAAGATCCGCGACGAAACCCGCCCCTCCAACGCTTTGATGCGCCATTGGCGTGACAGTCAAGGGCGCGACTGA
- a CDS encoding Ig-like domain-containing protein, producing MATRRKACQLRRIVSHASPFAARIGRWLIFLLILGSVSLANANVAGIYTQLGNNQRVGWNQDETQLTVSNVAAGFSSLFTQTLDGVSYGQPLYVADVNIAGTVHNVIYVATELNSVYAFDADTSQPALWHVNLTPSGETQETSADTGSNKIPVIGITATPVIDPATNTIYVVTTSKTTTSPVVFYHRLHALDITSGAERANSPVEITGLYPGTGGVQDGNGNEVFTPESQFSRTALLLVNGEVYVAFGGYEDQHCYQGWIMSYDKTTLVQNNVISTSPNLACGQDTGAGFWTSGLGLAADSTSIYASTSNSLYDGAGDYGDTTLKLGFDLSLTDYFTPCNQAFLDSNDVDLGSGGVLLIPGTSLAALAGKEGTIYLLNTGDMGQYTPPPAGFTDTTTACTDNVVQKLWRVLGQAPTTTDNRDAAYGIAGYYQDGASNTYLYWAGSSDHLKAYTLQNSAMSFDGVNQTATQFPSGGTIPVVSSNGTAAGSAILWAIQRPNPPGNALLEAYDATDLTHQIVTDLQVTNWTTPSFPFLIPTIANGKVYTGGGVPGAGQLTVFGLSSPTPTPTATPTTTPLPTATPGIVTIVSPTNGATVSGTISIVVSEPSPPPGSWVNIHVDGNYLASSPPLTFSWNTTSVGNGQHTIDAQVKNSSGQLFITSITVTVNNNGASPTPTATTTATGTPTSTPTATPTSTMTATATPTATATASVTVTATPTVTVSVTPTTAPTATPVPTATPAIVTITAPANGATVSGSISIVVSEPSPPPGSWVNIHIDGNYLASSPPLTFTWDTTSVANGQHTIDAQVKNSSGQLYITSITVTVDNQGATPTATATQAATPTPTATTMATATPTLAPTATPTGTEAITATPTSTATPAIVTITSPANGATVVGTISIVVSEPSPPAGSWVNIHIDGNYLASSPPLTFSWNTTSVPDGQHTIDAQVKNSSGQLYITSITVTVAN from the coding sequence ATGGCGACTAGGCGAAAAGCCTGTCAATTGCGCCGAATTGTTTCCCATGCCAGCCCTTTCGCGGCCCGCATCGGGCGATGGCTGATATTTCTGTTGATACTGGGGAGCGTAAGCCTTGCCAACGCCAATGTCGCGGGAATCTACACACAGTTAGGCAATAATCAGCGCGTGGGCTGGAACCAGGACGAAACCCAGTTAACGGTTTCCAACGTCGCCGCTGGTTTCAGCTCGCTATTTACGCAAACCCTCGACGGCGTCAGCTATGGACAACCGTTGTACGTCGCCGATGTCAATATCGCCGGCACGGTTCACAACGTCATATATGTAGCGACCGAGTTGAACTCGGTTTATGCCTTTGACGCCGATACCAGTCAGCCCGCGCTATGGCATGTCAATCTGACGCCCTCGGGAGAAACTCAGGAAACCTCCGCGGACACCGGCAGCAACAAGATCCCGGTGATCGGGATCACAGCAACCCCGGTGATCGATCCAGCCACCAACACCATCTACGTGGTTACCACCAGCAAAACGACCACTTCTCCCGTAGTTTTTTATCATCGGCTCCATGCGTTGGACATCACCAGCGGCGCAGAGCGCGCCAATAGTCCGGTAGAGATAACTGGTCTATATCCGGGGACCGGTGGGGTGCAGGACGGCAACGGCAACGAGGTTTTTACGCCTGAATCACAGTTCAGTCGCACAGCCCTGTTGTTGGTCAATGGCGAAGTTTACGTGGCATTCGGCGGTTATGAGGACCAACACTGCTATCAAGGTTGGATAATGAGCTACGACAAGACCACCTTGGTGCAGAACAACGTGATCAGCACCTCGCCCAACTTGGCTTGCGGTCAGGATACCGGCGCTGGCTTCTGGACCTCTGGCCTGGGGTTGGCGGCCGATTCCACCTCGATCTACGCCTCTACGAGCAATTCGCTGTACGATGGCGCCGGCGATTACGGCGACACCACGCTTAAGCTGGGCTTCGATCTGTCGCTTACCGATTATTTCACTCCGTGTAATCAAGCATTTTTGGACAGCAACGATGTCGATCTGGGATCGGGTGGTGTGCTGCTGATCCCGGGAACATCGTTGGCGGCGCTGGCGGGAAAGGAAGGCACGATCTACCTGCTAAATACGGGAGATATGGGCCAGTATACGCCTCCGCCCGCTGGCTTTACCGATACTACCACTGCCTGCACCGATAACGTGGTTCAGAAATTGTGGCGGGTCCTGGGACAAGCGCCCACCACTACCGACAATCGTGACGCGGCCTACGGGATCGCGGGCTACTACCAGGATGGAGCTAGCAATACCTATCTGTACTGGGCCGGCAGCAGCGACCATTTGAAAGCTTATACCCTGCAAAACTCTGCGATGTCCTTTGACGGCGTCAACCAGACCGCAACCCAGTTTCCCAGCGGCGGAACCATCCCGGTGGTTTCCTCGAATGGCACAGCAGCGGGCAGCGCGATCCTCTGGGCGATCCAACGGCCCAATCCACCGGGAAATGCGCTGCTGGAGGCGTACGATGCCACTGACCTGACCCATCAAATCGTGACCGATCTGCAGGTAACCAACTGGACCACCCCCAGCTTTCCTTTCCTGATTCCCACCATAGCCAACGGCAAGGTGTATACCGGCGGCGGCGTCCCCGGCGCGGGCCAACTGACTGTCTTTGGCCTGTCCAGCCCGACGCCGACGCCAACTGCAACCCCGACCACCACGCCGCTGCCTACCGCGACGCCGGGAATCGTTACGATCGTCTCACCGACCAACGGCGCTACCGTCTCCGGGACGATTTCGATCGTAGTCAGCGAGCCCAGTCCGCCCCCCGGCTCCTGGGTCAACATCCATGTCGACGGCAACTACCTGGCCTCTTCGCCGCCCCTGACCTTCAGTTGGAACACCACCAGCGTGGGCAACGGTCAACATACCATCGACGCCCAGGTCAAGAATTCCAGCGGCCAGCTCTTCATCACCTCGATCACGGTCACCGTCAACAATAATGGTGCCTCCCCAACCCCCACCGCCACCACGACGGCGACCGGAACCCCAACGTCGACGCCGACCGCGACCCCGACCAGCACAATGACCGCCACAGCAACTCCGACGGCAACCGCCACTGCGAGTGTCACGGTAACCGCAACGCCCACCGTTACGGTCAGCGTGACGCCGACTACCGCGCCAACCGCAACTCCGGTTCCGACCGCAACGCCGGCAATCGTTACGATCACCGCGCCGGCCAATGGTGCAACCGTATCGGGGAGCATTTCGATCGTGGTCAGCGAACCCAGTCCGCCCCCCGGCTCCTGGGTCAACATCCATATCGACGGTAACTACCTGGCCTCTTCGCCGCCCCTGACTTTCACTTGGGACACGACTAGCGTGGCCAACGGCCAACATACCATCGACGCCCAGGTCAAGAATTCCAGCGGCCAGCTCTACATCACCTCGATCACCGTCACTGTTGACAATCAGGGGGCGACTCCGACAGCCACCGCCACTCAGGCGGCGACGCCCACACCTACCGCCACCACGATGGCGACCGCGACCCCGACCCTGGCTCCGACCGCCACACCCACCGGCACAGAGGCGATCACCGCGACTCCAACTTCAACCGCGACCCCCGCGATTGTCACCATTACCTCGCCGGCTAATGGCGCCACGGTGGTGGGAACGATCTCGATCGTCGTCAGCGAACCCAGTCCGCCCGCGGGCTCGTGGGTCAATATTCACATCGACGGCAATTATCTTGCCTCTTCGCCGCCACTGACATTCAGTTGGAACACTACCAGCGTGCCCGACGGCCAACACACCATCGACGCCCAGGTCAAGAATTCCAGTGGCCAACTCTACATCACCTCGATCACCGTCACAGTGGCCAACTGA
- a CDS encoding aldo/keto reductase, protein MSENKAAGNNTASISTNFRLGGDLDILRLGFGAMRITGAGIWGPPRDLEAAKRLLRQVVASGVNFIDTADSYGPAVSEELIAEALHPYPSGLVIATKGGMLRPGPGQWTPDGRPAHLKRVCEESLRRLRLGRIDLYQLHRPDPNVPLLESVGALVELQAAGKIRHIGLSNVSQEQLAQAQSIAKVVSVQNPYNLTNRGHEEVMRACAKQGLAFLPYFPLAVGNLARAGGNLQTIAARHHATPGQVALAWLLHHSPTIIPIPGTSSPAHFEENFGALRVSLTSEEMAQIAA, encoded by the coding sequence ATGTCGGAAAACAAAGCAGCAGGAAACAATACAGCGTCGATTTCCACGAACTTTCGCTTGGGAGGTGACCTGGACATCCTAAGATTGGGATTTGGCGCGATGCGGATAACCGGCGCCGGTATCTGGGGCCCGCCGCGTGATTTGGAAGCAGCCAAACGCCTGTTACGCCAGGTGGTCGCATCGGGAGTTAACTTCATCGATACTGCCGATTCCTACGGTCCGGCAGTGTCCGAAGAGTTAATCGCCGAAGCGCTCCATCCCTATCCCTCCGGTTTGGTAATCGCAACCAAAGGCGGAATGTTGCGCCCCGGTCCAGGGCAATGGACCCCCGACGGACGGCCCGCACATCTCAAGCGGGTATGCGAAGAGAGCCTGCGCCGCTTGCGTTTAGGTCGGATTGATCTCTACCAACTCCATCGACCCGATCCCAACGTCCCTTTGCTCGAGTCCGTGGGCGCGTTGGTGGAGTTGCAGGCCGCTGGCAAGATCCGCCATATCGGCCTGTCCAACGTCTCTCAAGAGCAATTGGCCCAGGCCCAGTCGATCGCGAAGGTGGTTTCGGTACAAAACCCTTACAACCTGACCAACCGTGGCCACGAAGAGGTGATGCGAGCTTGCGCCAAGCAGGGGCTGGCTTTCCTGCCCTATTTTCCTCTCGCTGTCGGCAACCTTGCACGAGCCGGTGGCAATTTGCAGACCATCGCCGCTCGCCATCATGCCACCCCAGGTCAAGTCGCACTGGCCTGGCTGTTACACCATTCCCCCACCATCATCCCCATTCCCGGAACCTCTTCGCCAGCTCATTTCGAAGAAAACTTTGGCGCCCTCCGCGTATCGCTGACATCCGAAGAGATGGCGCAAATCGCAGCCTAA